A single genomic interval of Romboutsia ilealis harbors:
- a CDS encoding APC family permease, whose amino-acid sequence MENKQLQKSLGAAAALSTVVGMVIGGGVFFKPQAVYTLTGGAPGLGMLMWVLAGIITIAAGLTAAEVSAAIPKTGGMMVYIEEIYGKKLGFLTGWMQSVLFFPATIAALAVMFGQQSAGLLGNESLSMPIALGIILLISVLNTLGSKTSGLIQTISTVGKLLPLILIMIFGFIKGQGNNPIVQPMVAEGISPMGVIGQLLVAILFAYDGWINVGALAGEMKDPGKDLPKAIVGGLSLVMAVYVVINLAYLWVLPADQLAQYSSPASAVAEQLFGPMGGKFITVGILISVFGALNGYLLTGPRIVYTLGEQKNLPAALGKLSKNGVPTNATFTMAILSCLYALSGQFNLLTDLAVFAVWAFYTLTFIGVIKLRKDQPNLHRPYKVPLYPIVPIIAIAAGVFVVVNQLFLSGITNTMIALGGLVITLIGLPVYSYMNKNKEEAKKAA is encoded by the coding sequence ATGGAGAACAAACAACTTCAAAAAAGCTTAGGTGCTGCCGCTGCTTTATCAACAGTTGTTGGTATGGTTATAGGCGGTGGAGTATTCTTTAAACCTCAAGCTGTTTACACTTTAACTGGTGGTGCACCAGGACTTGGAATGTTAATGTGGGTTTTAGCAGGTATAATAACAATAGCTGCTGGGCTTACTGCAGCAGAAGTATCAGCTGCAATACCTAAAACAGGTGGAATGATGGTATATATAGAAGAAATATACGGTAAAAAACTTGGTTTCTTAACTGGATGGATGCAATCAGTATTATTCTTCCCAGCTACAATAGCTGCTTTAGCAGTTATGTTCGGACAACAATCTGCTGGATTATTAGGTAATGAATCTTTATCAATGCCTATTGCATTAGGAATCATATTATTAATATCTGTGTTAAATACTCTTGGTTCTAAAACTAGTGGTTTAATACAAACTATATCAACAGTAGGTAAATTACTTCCTCTTATACTAATAATGATATTTGGATTTATAAAAGGTCAAGGAAATAACCCTATAGTACAACCTATGGTTGCTGAAGGTATAAGCCCTATGGGAGTAATCGGACAATTATTAGTTGCTATATTATTTGCTTACGATGGATGGATAAACGTTGGTGCTTTAGCTGGTGAAATGAAGGATCCAGGAAAAGATTTACCAAAAGCAATAGTTGGTGGTTTATCTTTAGTTATGGCAGTATATGTAGTTATAAACTTAGCTTACCTTTGGGTATTACCAGCTGATCAATTAGCTCAATACTCTTCTCCTGCTTCAGCAGTTGCTGAGCAATTATTTGGACCAATGGGTGGTAAATTTATAACTGTAGGTATATTAATATCTGTATTTGGTGCTCTTAATGGATACTTATTAACTGGACCAAGAATAGTTTACACTTTAGGTGAACAAAAGAATTTACCTGCAGCATTAGGTAAATTAAGTAAAAATGGAGTTCCAACTAATGCAACATTCACAATGGCAATATTATCATGCTTATATGCATTATCAGGACAATTTAACTTATTAACTGACTTAGCTGTATTCGCAGTTTGGGCATTCTATACATTAACATTCATAGGTGTTATAAAACTTAGAAAAGATCAACCAAACTTACACAGACCATACAAGGTACCTCTATACCCTATAGTTCCAATAATAGCTATAGCGGCTGGTGTATTTGTTGTAGTAAACCAATTATTCTTATCTGGAATAACTAATACTATGATCGCTTTAGGAGGATTAGTTATAACTCTTATAGGTTTACCAGTTTACTCTTATATGAATAAAAATAAAGAAGAAGCAAAAAAAGCTGCTTAA